The Flammeovirgaceae bacterium genome contains a region encoding:
- a CDS encoding sugar transferase, with the protein MYVIFVKPFFDKIAALIILLITSPVMLVVISALAIANKGKVWFVQERPGKDERIFKLIKFKTMHDAVDASGVPLPDEYRLTSLGKWVRKTSIDELPQLVNVLLGDMSIVGPRPLLTEYLPLYNASQRRRHKVKPGITGWAQVHGRNRVVWPDRFNYDVWYVDHQSFWLDLKILAMTIIKVLKSEGIGSGTSDTMEKFKGNN; encoded by the coding sequence ATGTATGTCATTTTTGTAAAGCCATTTTTCGACAAAATAGCCGCTTTAATTATCTTATTAATAACAAGCCCTGTTATGTTGGTTGTTATTTCGGCATTAGCAATTGCCAACAAAGGGAAAGTGTGGTTTGTGCAGGAACGACCCGGAAAGGATGAGCGAATATTCAAGCTGATTAAATTCAAAACGATGCACGATGCCGTGGATGCTTCGGGTGTTCCATTGCCTGATGAATATCGGCTGACTTCACTCGGTAAATGGGTAAGGAAAACCTCCATTGATGAGTTACCTCAATTAGTTAATGTCCTTTTGGGCGATATGTCAATTGTCGGGCCACGTCCTTTACTGACAGAATATTTGCCCTTGTATAATGCTTCGCAACGAAGGCGGCATAAAGTTAAACCCGGTATAACCGGCTGGGCACAGGTGCATGGGAGAAACAGAGTGGTATGGCCCGACCGATTCAACTACGATGTTTGGTATGTCGATCATCAATCCTTTTGGTTAGATTTGAAAATCCTGGCAATGACAATTATCAAAGTTTTAAAATCGGAAGGTATTGGAAGTGGTACATCCGACACAATGGAGAAATTCAAGGGTAACAATTGA